The DNA region AAATTACACCTCATCAAGCTTTATATAATATAGCAGCTAACTCAGAAACAACACATGAAGCAATGGTAGAAGCACTCATTGAAAAATATGATCTAAATATTACAAATTTGACTGATTATAGTGGAGGCTATTCTGCAGATGAGCTAAGTGCATTTGCTCCTGGTCAATATGAATTGCCAGAAATAGAAAATTTATATAACGTATTGTATGAAAAAGGAAGTCAATCACTAATAGATGCTCTGCAGGTTGGATGTATGGTTGAAGTTACTGATATAAATGATTTAGATAAAGATATTGCTACTGCTAGCGGTGCAGACGATTTGGTAATGGTATTTAGCAACTTAAGAAGTGGTAGTTACAATCACTACTGGGCATTTGATAGTGCTTTAAAAGCTCTTGGAGTATCTGACGGATGTTGCTCTGCTGGAGAAGAGTATTGTAAAACTGCTGATGAGTATCCTCTTCCACATAATGGACACTACAACTTTTAAATAATACTTATTTAATAACTTTAATTTTTTTAAGAGATGGCATTTTTGCCATCTCTTATCTTCATAAAAAACTTCAATTACTAAATTAAATAAATCAAAATCAATTTTTACATAATTTAAATTGCCTAAAGTAACCCAATTATAATTTTCACATCTTTAAAGTTGATTGACATCGACTAAACTTTTATGATATAATTCCACAAAAATTTGGTTAGTTATTAAGGAGTGGGCATGAGTAAAAGCCTATATGAAACATTAGGTGTAAGCGAAAATGCAAGCGCAGATGAAATAAAGCGTGCCTATCGTAAATTAGCAAGAAAGTATCACCCGGATATAAATAAAGATCCAGATGCTGAAGAGAAATTTAAAGAGATTAATGCAGCATATGAAGTATTGAGTGATCCTGAAAAGAAAAGACAGTATGATCAATTTGGAGATCAAATATTTGGCGGTCAAAACTTCCATGACTTTGCTCGTGGACAAGGTGCAAATGTTGATCTCGATGAAATTTTACGTAATATCTTTGGCGGTGGATTTGGCGGATTTGGCGGAGCATCTAGGCAAGGTGGCTTCGGAGGTTTCAGCTCCGGCGGATTTGGCGGATTTGATATGGGAGGAATGGGCGCTCCTGATCTGGATATTCATGCAAAGATTACAATACCATTCAATACAGCAGTTTTAGGTGGAACACACAGCATAACAGCAAATGGTGAGACATTTGATGTACGTATTCCTGCTGGTGTAAAGACAGGAGAGACTCTTCGCATTCGCAATAAAGGTAAAAGTTACAATGGACAAAGGGGTGATCTGTTACTAAAAATTGAAGTTGCACCAAGTCCTGAATTTAATAGAGAAGGCGATGATCTTTACAAAACAATTGACATTCCATTAAAAACAGCTATGTTTGGAGGAAAAGTAAAGGTTCCAACACTAGAAAAAGAGATCACGCTTAAAATTCCTCAAAACACAAAAAATGGACAAAAGTTCCGTGTAAAAGGTTTGGGTGTAACAAATAGAAAGACAAAGATCAAAGGAGATCTTTATCTTATAGCCAATATTGTGTTGCCAAAGGTTGAAGAGCTTGATCCTGAACTTGCTAAAATGATGGAAGAAAAACTTCCGGGAGGTGAGTAATGCATAGTTATGATGAACCCGTATATTTAATAAGTGTCGTAGCAAAGGTTTTAAATATCCATCCGCAGACTCTGCGGCAGTATGAACGAGAAGGTCTTATAGAGCCTTCAAGAACAGAAGGTCGTATGAGGCTCTATTCTCAGCGAGATATAGATCGAATAAAGCTTATTTTGCGTCTTACACGTGAGCTGGGTGTTAACTTGGCAGGTGTTGACATCATTATGCAACTTAAAGAGAAGATTGATGCAATGCAAGAAGAGATAGACTCTCTAAGAAAAGAGTTGGAAAAAGCCAACAATAGTACAACAATTCCTAGTCACAGAGCAATAGTTACAAAAAACAACTATGAAATAATCATATTTGAAGAGGAGTAGGGGGATCTCCCTACTCTTTTAATCTCTCTATATTTGCTCCAAGTTTCT from Hydrogenimonas thermophila includes:
- a CDS encoding DnaJ C-terminal domain-containing protein; amino-acid sequence: MSKSLYETLGVSENASADEIKRAYRKLARKYHPDINKDPDAEEKFKEINAAYEVLSDPEKKRQYDQFGDQIFGGQNFHDFARGQGANVDLDEILRNIFGGGFGGFGGASRQGGFGGFSSGGFGGFDMGGMGAPDLDIHAKITIPFNTAVLGGTHSITANGETFDVRIPAGVKTGETLRIRNKGKSYNGQRGDLLLKIEVAPSPEFNREGDDLYKTIDIPLKTAMFGGKVKVPTLEKEITLKIPQNTKNGQKFRVKGLGVTNRKTKIKGDLYLIANIVLPKVEELDPELAKMMEEKLPGGE
- a CDS encoding heat shock protein transcriptional repressor HspR; the protein is MHSYDEPVYLISVVAKVLNIHPQTLRQYEREGLIEPSRTEGRMRLYSQRDIDRIKLILRLTRELGVNLAGVDIIMQLKEKIDAMQEEIDSLRKELEKANNSTTIPSHRAIVTKNNYEIIIFEEE